One window from the genome of Gadus morhua chromosome 16, gadMor3.0, whole genome shotgun sequence encodes:
- the LOC115561013 gene encoding period circadian protein homolog 2, giving the protein MAGCYPEGSGGRDRPELEPALGLASEGSESSQECPASPGSPLENNRKRARPALHEDMEMGGSGSSGSGTESHGNESHGNDSQGNESVGSSSGNGKDSALTETSESNKSSNSHSPSPPSSSTAFSLLSSEQDHPSTSGCSSEQSAKAKTQKELFKTLKDLKMHLPSEKRSKGKSSTLNTLKYALRCIKQVKANEEYYQMLMINDSQPPGPDVSSYTIEEINSITSEYTLKNTDIFAVAVSLITGRIVYISDQAAAILNCKREVFHNAKFVEFLTPQDVGVFYSFTTPYRLPSWSTCTGAESSPTECMQEKSFFCRISGGKEREGALRYYPFRMTPYLMKVQDAQLAEDQLCCLLLAERVHSGYEAPRIPADKRIFTTTHTPNCVFQDVDERAIPLLGYLPQDLIGTPVLLNLHPSDRPLMLAVHKKILQFAGQPFDHSSTRFRAKNGEYVTIDTSWSSFVNPWSRKVSFVIGRHKVRMGPVNEDVFDAPAFHGGKIMDSDIQEISEQVHRALLQPVHHMGSSGYGSHGSKGSHEQLLSAGSTSDSTGALAGGPATATEEETARAKPRTFQDICKGVTMLKNQDPQVCLQPPAPWTPRPEQRLKAADASFPAALTNPLVRLNDLVAKDSTAASMEDLPCKDQSVYSYQQISCLDSVIRYLENCNIPGTVKRKYQFSSHTPSSSDEEKKGSENGFQGPHDTHQGSMMFNARPGPPFMKGPKKPLAALPLACKAESVVSITSQCSYSSTIVHVGDKKLQPESEIIEDVVESPAPPPPPASVVESPPSQEKEAYRRLGLTKQVLAAHTQKEEQAFLTRCRELGDAHTFQKDCSTYLHRHRRATNAEESSGARGPHKQGAGRPEPGTRKGGRNKKSKKPRMKPPDSSDSAMSDRKPRPPLQGLNQTSWSPSEASQSAFSVSYPALVPGYPLSVYAAAPARSACPETSLSGGFAEVQSSQAPPTATPFAAPIVAPVVTLVLPNYLFPQMAPMGQMAAAPSPAFFPEQTQPQPAYTAQTAYQPAYPIEPQPPFLPQPPFLPQPAFLPQPTFQAPQAAYASTPQPFQTQPAYSPQPHLSLAPQASFGVQTQFVTQAPYPARPFAYAMRAETPTVPDPRDGAASRSSTPASAGREPPASPAPLFESRCSSPLQLNLLSMEERQRSAERPNAGPPAGPGPPVCGEMGVAPAEDLHQEESPEDEAQSDGNLTSSDLLDLLLQEDSRSGTGSASSGSMGSGSGSGSGSRSGLESGSGSRSSGSRSSGSRGSGSGSRSGVGSGSGSGSGSNGCRTSASGASGSRTGSRNTSKYFGSVDSLGPDARVKARAKLRGEAGSEAGRPLAPGDRERLQEPLWFLGANTGDQVMMTYQMPSRDIQKVLREDKERLRLMQKSQPCFSSEQWRELVEDHPWMRRGGLPSTINVKECVYCEDTATHPSAEEDHPEMDLGDRVEEKGRQDQIQQPHEAGPLPDLGS; this is encoded by the exons ATGGCCGGGTGCTACCCCGAGGGAAGCGGTGGACGGGACCGTCCCGAGCTGGAGCCGGCACTGGGCCTGGCGTCCGAGGGAAGCGAGAGCAGCCAGGAGTGCCCGGCCTCGCCTGGGTCGCCGCTCGAGAACAACAGGAAGCGGGCGCGGCCTGCCTTGCACGAGGACATGGAGATGGGGGGCAGCGGCTCCAGCGGAAGCGGGACAGAGTCCCATGGCAACGAGTCCCACGGCAACGATTCTCAAGGCAACGAGTCGGTCGGCAGCTCCAGCGGAAACGGCAAAGACTCCGCCCTGACAGAGACTTCAGAAAGCAACAAGAG CTCCAACTCCCACAGCCCGTCTCCGCCCAGCAGCTCCACCGCCTTCAGCCTGCTGAGCTCTGAACAGGACCACCCGTCCACCAGCGGCTGCAG TAGCGAACAGTCGGCCAAAGCCAAGACGCAGAAGGAGCTGTTCAAGACGCTGAAGGACCTGAAGATGCACCTGCCGTCTGAGAAGAGGAGCAAGGGGAAGTCCAGCACGCTCAACACGCTGAAGTACGCGCTGCGATGCATCAAGCAGGTCAAAG CCAACGAGGAGTACTACCAGATGCTGATGATCAACGACAGCCAGCCCCCCGGGCCCGACGTTTCATCTTACACCATCGAGGAGATCAACAGCATCACCTCTGAGTACACACTGAAGAACACG GATATCTTCGCGGTGGCGGTGTCGCTCATCACAGGGAGGATCGTGTACATCTCGGACCAGGCGGCCGCCATCCTCAACTGCAAGCGGGAGGTGTTCCACAACGCCAAGTTCGTGGAGTTCCTGACGCCGCAGGACGTGGGCGTGTTCTACAGCTTCACCACGCCGTACCGCCTCCCCTCGTGGAGCACGTGCACCGGTGCAG AGTCGTCTCCCACAGAGTGTATGCAGGAGAAGTCCTTCTTCTGCCGCATTAG tgggGGTAAGGAGCGCGAGGGGGCCCTGCGCTACTACCCGTTCCGCATGACGCCCTACCTGATGAAGGTGCAGGATGCCCAGCTGGCTGAGGACCAGCTCTGCTGCCTCCTGCTGGCCGAGAGGGTGCACTCCGGCTACGAAG CGCCACGAATCCCTGCCGACAAGCGCATcttcaccaccacacacacgcccaacTGTGTGTTCCAGGACGTGGATGAGAG GGCCATCCCTCTGCTTGGCTACCTGCCCCAGGACCTGATCGGGACCCCCGTGTTGCTCAACCTGCACCCCAGCGACCGGCCTCTCATGTTGGCTGTACATAAAAAGA tcCTGCAGTTCGCCGGCCAGCCCTTCGACCACTCGTCCACGCGCTTCCGCGCCAAGAATGGCGAGTACGTGACCATCGACACCAGCTGGTCCAGCTTCGTCAACCCCTGGAGCCGCAAGGTGTCCTTTGTGATCGGCCGCCATAAAGTCCGCAT GGGTCCCGTGAATGAGGACGTGTTTGATGCACCGGCGTTCCACGGAGGAAAGATCATGGACTCTGACATCCAGGAAATCAGTGAGCAGGTCCATCGAGCGCTGCTGCAG CCGGTGCACCACATGGGCTCCAGCGGCTACGGGAGCCACGGGAGCAAAGGCTCCCATGAGCAGCTGCTGAGCGCGGGCTCGACCAGCGACAGCACGGGGGCCCTTGCTGGAGGCCCCGCCACCGCCACAGAGGAAGAGACGGCGCGGGCCAAGCCGCGCACCTTCCAGGATATCTGCAAGGGGGTGACCATGCTGAAGAACCAGGACCCCCAGGTGTGCCTGCAGCCACCCGCGCCCTGGACCCCCAGGCCCGAGCAGAGGCTGAAGGCCGCTGATG CATCCTTTCCGGCTGCACTGACGAATCCCCTGGTCCGTCTGAATGACCTGGTGGCCAAGGACAGTACTGCAGCCAGCATGGAGGACCTCCCCTGTAAAGACCAGAGCGTTTACTCCTACCAGCAGATCAGCTGCCTCGACAGTGTCATCAG GTACCTGGAGAACTGCAACATTCCCGGTACGGTGAAGAGGAAGTATCAGTTCTCCtcccacaccccctcctcctccgacgaGGAAAAGAAGGGCTCGGAGAACGGTTTCCAAGGCCCGCATGACACCCACCAAG GCTCCATGATGTTCAACGCTCGCCCAGGGCCCCCCTTCATGAAGGGCCCCAAGAAGCCTCTGGCGGCCCTCCCCCTGGCCTGCAAGGCGGAGAGCGTGGTGTCCATCACCTCTCAGTGCAGCTACAGCAGCACCATCGTCCACGTGGGGGACAAGAAGCTCCAGCCCGAATCTG aGATCATCGAGGACGTGGTGGAGAGCCCtgcgccccctcccccgcccgccAGCGTGGTGGAGTCCCCGCCCAGCCAGGAGAAGGAGGCCTACAGGCGCCTCGGCCTCACCAAGCAGGTGCTGGCGGCGCACAcccagaaggaggagcaggcctTCCTGACCCGCTGCCGGGAGCTCGGCGACGCCCACACCTTCCAGAAGGACTGCTCCACCTACCTGCACCGCCACCGCCGGGCCACCAACGCCGAAG AGTCCTCAGGGGCCCGGGGGCCACACAAGCAGGGCGCCGGCCGGCCCGAGCCCGGCACCAGGAAGGGCGGCCGGAACAAGAAGTCAAAAAAGCCCCGCATGAAGCCTCCCGACTCGTCGGACAGCGCCATGTCCGAccgcaagccccgcccccctctgcaGGGCCTCAACCAGACGTCCTGGTCACCGTCGGAGGCCTCCCAGTCGGCGTTCAGCGTCTCGTACCCGGCCCTGGTTCCGGGTTACCCGCTCTCCGTGTACGCCGCCGCCCCAGCCCGGTCGGCCTGCCCGGAAACCTCCCTCTCCGGCGGCTTCGCTGAGGTCCAGAGCAGCCAGGCTCCTCCCACCGCCACGCCCTTCGCGGCTCCCATCGTGGCGCCTGTGGTGACGCTGGTGCTGCCCAACTACCTGTTCCCTCAGATGGCTCCGATGGGCCAGATGGCCGCGGCCCCGAGTCCGGCCTTCTTCCCTGAGCAGACGCAGCCCCAGCCGGCGTACACCGCCCAGACGGCCTACCAGCCTGCCTACCCCATAGAGCCGCAG CCGCCCTTCCTCCCCCAGCCGCCCTTCCTCCCCCAGCCGGCCTTCCTCCCCCAGCCCACCTTCCAGGCCCCGCAGGCGGCCTACGCCTCCACACCGCAGCCTTTTCAGACGCAGCCCGCCTACAGCCCCCAGCCGCACCTCTCCCTGGCTCCCCAGGCGTCCTTTGGCGTCCAGACCCAGTTTGTGACGCAGGCCCCCTACCCGGCCAGGCCCTTTGCCTACGCCATGCGCGCGGAGACCCCGACGGTCCCGGACCCCCGGGACGGGGCAGCGTCGCGCTCCTCCACGCCTGCGTCGGCCGGCCGCGAGCCCCCCGCCTCACCGGCCCCGCTCTTTGAGTCGCGCTGCAGCTCGCCGCTGCAGCTCAACCTGCTGAGCATGGAGGAGAGACAGCGCTCAGCGGAGCGGCCGAACGCAGGGCCGCCGGCCGGACCGGGGCCCCCCGTGTGCGGAGAGATGGGCGTGGCCCCCGCCGAGGACCTCCATCAG GAGGAGTCGCCTGAGGACGAGGCCCAGAGCGACGGGAACCTGACCTCCAGCGACCTGCTGGACCTCCTGCTGCAGGAGGACTCCCGCTCCGGGACCGGCTCGGCCAGCTCCGGCTCCATGGGCTCCGGGTCAGGGTCCGGGTCAGGCTCCCGGTCGGGGTTGGAGTCCGGGTCTGGCTCCCGGAGCTCCGGCTCCAGGAGCTCCGGCTCCAGGGGCTCTGGCTCGGGCTCCAGGTCGGGGGTGGGGTCCGGGTCAGGTTCGGGCTCCGGGTCCAACGGCTGCAGGACCTCAGCGAGCGGGGCATCCGGGAGCAGAACTG GAAGCCGCAACACTAGCAAGTACTTTGGCAGCGTGGACTCCCTGGGGCCCGACGCCAGGGTAAAGGCCAGGGCCAAGCTGCGGGGCGAGGCCGGCTCGGAGGCCGGCCGGCCCCTTGCTCCGGGGGACCGGGAGAGGCTGCAGGAACCCCTGTGGTTCCTGGGGGCCAACACTGGCGACCAGGTCATGATGACCTACCAGATGCCTtccag agacATCCAGAAGGTTCTGCGGGAGGACAAAGAGCGGCTGAGGCTGATGCAGAAGAGCCAGCCGTGCTTCTCGTCGGAGCAGTGgagggagctggtggaggaccacccctggatgaggagggggggcctgccctccaCCATCAATGTCAAG GAGTGTGTGTACTGTGAAGACACAGCCACGCACCCTTCTGCCGAGGAAGACCACCCAGAAATGGACCTTGGGGACAGGGTAGAGGAGAAGGGCCGACAGGACCAGATACAGCAGCCCCACGAGGCCGGACCTCTGCCCGACTTAGggtcatag